ATTTTACTTACTTAAGCTTAtctccaacaacaaaaaaacacatcaaatatTAGGAATGTTAATGTGATATGTGTGATGTAATGTGTGCAACAAATATTTTCTTAAAGAACAATGAAAGTTGAATTTTAGTGGTGTCCAAAATTAATTGTTTCAATATTATTTTTGTAGAATTAAGTTTTTTAAAGATCAATAAACCTTGTGTAGTTTCTTAGTTTGTTTATGATACATGCAGGCAAGGACTGTGTGTTCTACCTTTgtatgaagatgatgatgaaggaCTGGGTCAGATAGCCAAGGATGTCTCAAGGCCTCAGATGCCCCCATCCTCCAACTGATGACAAACACAATGGCACATAtatattatgttaaaaaaaatcacccaCACGCACATTCGCACACACAGAATGACAGTAAAACAGCAGAATAAGACGATGGATACCTTTTATTCACAATGAGGAGTTTGGAGATGAAGTCTTTGGCTTCCTCGGACGTATCTACAAACTCTTGTTCCTCAAAGTTCCACTTACAGGCCAAGATGTTGTTCAGGGTCTCGTTGTCATCGTCGCCAAGGAAGGGACTGAGACCACTCAGACTAACAGGAAGGAGACAAACAGTCATTAGCATTATATTGTatacgtgtgtgcatgtgtttatgtgtttactTACAGCATGTAGGTGATGACGCCGAGGCTCCACATGTCTGTGTTGAATGACACAAAGTCATAGTTGATGACTTCAGGAGCTAGAAACTCCGGAGTGCCAAAATTCACTCGCAGTTTCTCACGTGGTTTATATCTATGTGGGTAAAAGGACATTTCCATTTTGTATGAATACAGCAGTCAATACAACTCAATAAAATAGAAGCAGATGCAGGTACTTACATCCTAGCAAGACCGAAGTCGATGATTTTGATCTTATTCGTGACTCTGCTCACACACAGAATGTTTTCTGGCTGAAATTTGAagtcattgattgattgattgattgattgattgattgattgattgattgattgattgattaaactTCTGTAAAATAATATTACAATAAATATAAGTGACTTTGTTACCTTTAAGTCTAAGTGTAGGATGTACATTTTGTGCATGTGCTGCAGGCCGTCACAGATCTGCCTGATAAACACAACAGCGTCCAGCTCCATTAAAGTGTAGTTTTCATCAATGATCCTGTCAAACAGCTCCCCTCCACCAACACTAAGGTTAAagacaaaatgtataaaaaacaaCACTCAAACACCCCAAATTTAAAGCATGTTACATCtacagtattgttttatttgagcataATTATACACACTATCATGAATAAATTTGTCAAACAAACGTAACCAAATGTCTACTGGACATTATAGTAACTCTAGTTTAAAGTCTATGAAGTACAACTACTTGGTATACGCTGTTTTGAAAGAAATAATAAACATTATGTGCTGAAAATATAAAAGAAGGAGCATACTATTCAAGTACAAGGATGATGTCATTCCTTGACTCATAAGCTGCATAGAGCTGGATCAGGTTGGCATGGTCCAGATTATTCATGACCTGGATCTCATTCTTCACCACCTCCTACCAAAAACACAGGCGGaggcagacggacagacagatgcagaagcagacaaacagataccgatgcagaaaaacacacagacaagcgagccaacacacacacagacacgatgAGAGGTGTCAGCTGTTCTCTGCTATGAGACAATGCATCTTCTCTTCTAGGTCAAATATTTCTCACCTAGGTGAGAAGTATTCCCTTTGCTTCTGTTCCAAGTGGCCTTGTAGTGCACTAGTATGTATTGAATATCGGGCCCCTTGCTTTTTATATCATGTGGTGTTGCTCTCACTGTAGTATCAAAATAGCATTATTCATTATGATGACACTGAACGTTAGGGGCTGTACCTTTTCTTTCAGACTCCTGGCTTTGATGACCTTCGCTGCCAAAGTGAGACCGGAGGAGTTTTCAACACATTTGTGCACCTGGCCAAAACGACCCcttgaagagagaaaaaaaaaaggttgcttAGTAACAGTCGCCAACTCTATGGCTGACCTCAAATCATACATCCTAGCAGCCTAGAAACAGCTGTGAAAGGGGACAGAGACAGTGTTTTATGTTTCCATGACAAATCAAAAACGGATCTTCCGTCAAACTGAGAGGTTTTAGGACAGTGTTGAGCTTAATCTGTTATTTCATTAAATCTGAGCTGGGCTGTGTCTCCTCTTTGAAGCCTTGGATTAACACTTAGTGATTAGCTACCAGCTGGCACCAGGGATACAGTTTCACATACCACTCAGTCCCGGAGTAAAAATAACTGCGGTGACTCTGGAGTTATGAACCAGGGGAGAGGattggagaggagaggagaggagaggagaggaaggagagggggagatTTACGCAATTAAGCTTTACGGGAACCTATTTCACACTGCCTTTGATCTGTGATAGATCAACTAGTCATCAGTAGCTTTCATTTTTTACATGACACAGAGATTTGAGAAGTACGGTGCTCACCCCCCCAGGACCTCCTGCCAGTTGATGGTGTAGAAGTTGATGATCTGGTTGGGCTTGGCAGAAACAATGTGGTGATTAAAAGGAGccgctggaggaggagaggtgtcTAAAGTAGGATGGGGGAAGCCGAGAAAAGATATAATCTGTTTTAATAAGTTATGAGGAATGCGAGAACATAGGAGCTTCATTGTTAATTAATTACAGTGAGGCGTTTGAAAGGGCGCATGCTGCTATAATCAAGTTAGCACATTGTGCATGAAGGAGCTATGATAAACATCAGCTACAGGCacagttgttgttgtcgttgttTTCCCTTATACTACTGTACCGTACCGACTTAGCATTCACAGATCCTCCATGAAGACAGTAAGAAAGCATTTGTAGTATGAAATATAGCTGGACAAATACTGCATTTTTTTTAGGTCAATAATGTCAATAAGTGGGAGTTTAGAGAAATCAGATCGATATATCAGCTGatagtattttctttttaaataaacaaataacggAATCCTTTAAATGTTGTAATTACAGTGGACTTAAACTGGGTTAAAACTgggtaattaatgaattagccATGATTAGTGTCGAGGAGTCCTGACTCACCAATAAAGTACCGCTCTACATTTTCATCATCCTCCTTTTCTGCATCCATTTCTGCatccttttctcttctttctctctccaccctTTGTTTTAGGTCTAACTGGAGTTCAATTCCATCTGCCCGGAAGACTGCCCAGCCCTCAGACTCAagcttctcttcctcctcctcgttgtcttccttcttctcttcctcttggCTCTTTGTGTTTTCCTCCACTGCAAAGTGTTCCTCGGTCACACAGAACTTGATACTTGTGGTGCTGACCTCTGATATCTGGTCCTGCGTGGCCTCTGGAGATGGGAAGGCATCTTTGTGGTCATCACAGCTGGAAAAAAAGTAGTGGTGTGTTTGTTGGGGTTTGTTTTGTGTCATTACAGCTTGTGTAGTTTCTAATGTGTAATCTGCCAATTTCTTTCTTGATTAATCTTTTATCGATAAAACATCAGAGAACTGTAAAGGTATCCATCACGATTTCCCAGAGCACAAGGTGACAACATCAACTGTTTTTCTTGTTCAGCCAAAATccaaaaaatattcaatttacaataccataaaaaaaatcagctaattcttacttaaaatgtaatgtttgcatTATAAATGACTTGATTACTATGATTAGATGTTAGACTATTATATCAACTTATGTGTTGTGGattcattgatttattgacAAATCATTGCAGCTCTTATTGGGGTTAAACATAAAGTACCTTGAAGGGGCTTGCTCTTTTTTGTCCTCATGGGCAGCAGGCAACTCCGGGGCATAGGCTACTTCTTCATCAGGAGAAGCAACCTCTTCCTTCTTTTCCTCTGGGagcttttcttcctctttctctttcattaCATCCTCCACATCGAGCTTGGGTTCCTTCTCTGTAACCGCTGCCTCTGCCTCATGCAACTTTTCCGCAACCTCTTCCTCACTAACCGCCTCGTGTGTCTCAGCCACTTGCCAATCTTCACGCAGGTAGTCCACCAAGTTGCAAGCATGGGCGTCAGGTTGTTGATCTTTCTCTTCAGGGGACACTCCAGCCTCCAGATCCAGAGATCCAGGGGTGAGCTGGTGACACGATTTCTCTGCATTCTCCTTGTTGAATTTCTGAACCTCTTCAAGAAGCAACATCTGCTTCTTCAAGGAGATATGTTCTACAAGAAATCATCACAGGATTTGGATTTAATCTATCACAACCTGTTATATACTGTGAAAGGTTATAGCGTACATTATGAGGTTGCCCACTATTTTACTCTGACTTTCTGAGCTTGGTTTCTGTGTCAAGAGTGTAAATGCTAGTAGGCCATCGCTGTATATGTAATAGAATATCACTCACATAATAACATAGTAAGATGCTTATAAAAGCTCTGAGTGCAAATTCATGTTTATATTGacatgttgctgctgctgtgtcttGCTGATTATTTGAACTGGACACCAGAGTTTAAACGCTGACATATTTCTGTAGAATTAACAGTATGTTGATCTCAGCACCTGCTGTGTCTGGAGGCTTCATCTTATTTTGAGCTTTTGGACCCCTAGGGCTCAAAGGGGGCTTATCTGTCCCATCTTTACCTTTGTGGTCCTTCAACTGTGaaatagaaattaaaaaaaacagtcaaaagaCGGACAATATTTCAACATTAAATCTCAGTTAAAGTGTTAAGGTTAAAAACATATTGTGACATTTAGAATTAGAACTTTGCTTTATTATTCCTTATAGTCTAAAATAAACAATTCAGTTAGGTCACACTGGTTCTATTTACTGTCCTACAGCTAACATTTTATAaagcaaatgtttttctttctagCTCTGGTATATGTAAAAAGCTCACAGTGTTACATGTTTCTTATCGAGAAAATCAGCATTATAATATACGGAGTATGGAGGCAGCCCTTTAAGCTAAAATTTAAAGAACAAGGCACCAGCCTGAAGCCAGAAAGCACAAGCAAAAAGCACATACTtacatataataaataaaaagacaactTCCTGTATAGATACAGACGCAATAAACCTACAAAGTTTCCACATTTGCGAGAGGCGAGGAAATGCTTTGGTCCATGGAGCTTTATCTTGGGAGAAGTTTGAGGAGAACTGGGCTCACATGCAGGGGTTATCCCTTGATTCCCTTTACTGGCTTTATTAGAGGTAGGTTTCTAGTAAAAAGACAAGATGGCAATGCTTAGTATGGTAATAAGAATGCACATGGTATGGAAGAAATATCACACGTTAAGAATGGATGTCAATGAGAGAGCCAGGAGGTTGATATGCTCAAGTTAGCGTCCCATGTAATAGACACAACATGaatcaaaaaacaataaataattcaAGCAAATGACGGCGACAGGTTGATTTGATGAAGTTAGGGTAACAtgtaaaacatacaatacaacaaatgaaTCAAACATCAAATGAATAATTCAATGGCAGATACAATAATGACAAAAGCATGTATCCATGCACAGACTAACTTGCATGCTTTTGATTATTCATAGCAGATAGATAGACAGCAGCAGGGCAGTGAATTTATAGCTTATCACTTGTCGCACTCAGCGATGGAATGCAATGCTGACTCTGAGCGGAAAATATTACAAGCGAGTGTAAGCTGTTGTTCAAATTTCTCAGCTGAGGGAACTCACTAAACACTCTCTCATCAGGTTAGCATGGAAAAACCTGTCTGGAACCTGGGGTGTCTCACATTCGTTCTCCGAATGCTGTCGTGAGGTAAACTGCAGGGGGGAATATTTCCAGTGCAGTGACAGCAGTGTTTTCTGGAGTTCAAAACTCTGATTGGGAGATTGGGGAAATGTGTGAGGAGGCCATACTAACAACAGTTACGATATATACGGTACAATATGTCACACCTCTGGAGGTGGAGTAAGATGGAGCAACCCCCTGACAGGTGCTCTGACGACCACAGAAATTCCCTGAAATGTGAGTCGCACGGAAGCCATCAGATTGGTATGTGGTCATTAATCATCAGGATGTAATCCAGCCATAACTTTATGATCCAAACTTTGAATTGGCTTGAATTAAATAATTGATGTCTTAATTTAAAACCCAATGTTGTACACTGTGCACTACGATGATATAAATATTCCTTCAAGTATATGATTACCTGACGTCACAGCCACGCAGATGAGTTTGCTCTTTGCTCGTAGTAGGTCATAGGAAAAGAGATATAACTCACACTACTGATGATGATATGGTGATAAGGTGCTTTGGTTGTTGGTGTAAGTGCAACTCATGCTTTTTATGCCAAGAAGCACTTAGTGACCTTTGTATAAGGTCATGGTCTGTTTTATGATTGTAAAATAAGGACAAAAACCTCCCGTTTTATTTCGAGGTGACTTCAGTCTCACCAGAAATGTtttcaattttaatttaattttaaaaagccAAAATGTAAAGTTAAAACATCAAGTTAAAACTGTAAATTCCATATCTTGACATACACGTGCAAAGCACAGTGACCTCACTGGGGTTATATTTACACAAGtacatatttacttttttcacttttctgaACCTGCACCAGCAATTCCTGGAACACTGCATGCAGCGTTAAATACAGACATTTCCTGAAACCTCTAAATCAAGGGTGCTTTGACAGCACTATCAGCAGGatttcaataaaatgttatgaagaGCTATTTTTGCATTGCGAGAAGTTAAGCAATTAGCAAAGAATCACATGGCATAGCCTTTCGGCAATACCCACTGTAACACAGGGTAACTACTGGAAACTAGTGATGTAAAACACACCATGTCCTAACTTGCACAGTATTGCAATGGACACAAGCAAGACCAGTAAACAGTGTCAGATACAAGGCAGTAATTTGTCTCGTCAGTGTGAGAAGAGAGAAGGGGAGAAAAAAGACTGACTCATCACAATTTGACACCTAACTTCTGGCCGAGCTGAAGGGGTTAAagcccttttatttttttttatatatatttatattgtttatttatcaggGACATCACCTATTAGACCACAACCACTGCAGCCCCGATCCAAAAACAGCATTTCTAAACTGTGTTACATCCATTTCACCCCTGGCCTCACCTCTCGTGCCCTGTCGGGGGGTTCCAGAGTGAGCCTCATGCCAAGGAGGCCATGTTCTACTCAGCATGGGCAAAGAGCCAACAACTATAAATGTGAGTTAAATTGGGGTTTTATATAAGCTAAAAGTGACATGTTTATTGTGCAGTAGCTTACATAACACTGTAAAATTTGCGTTCTTAATTACTTTACCTTCCATCAGCAGTTGGCAAGTGTAAATGCCAAATCCCAGACACTACCTTTCTAACCCAGCCCCAATATATGGGGTATTTAACACACAAGCCGTGTCACATTCATAGGCAAGAGAACTATTGGAGTAGCCAGCGTTGCTGCTGTGATCATTTTCACATGTTCTGCCAAGAACAAAAAGATCTTTGTGAGATCTAAGAAATCAAACTCATATATTTTGCAACACTAGAACAAGATGACTAGATGTCCTTAATGATGGATGGGCTGTGATATCTGGCGATACAAacttaaaaatgtacatttataaTCGAAACTGGCAAAATATTAAACCCATAATCCATATCAACAATAACAAAATTTGGATTATGTTTCTCCAAAACATACTTTATGCAAAAGAAACATAATGCAGCCTTTTCACATTTGGCTATACAGAAGCTATACACACCTGAAGAAGAAGATTTTTGTTGGCTCTTAGTCTCACCTTGTCAAGCTTGTTTATTGTTTCCGTAGATGATTTCCTCTTAACGGTTTGCTTGCCTTTATTGTCCTTAGGTTTGGAGCCCTTCCGAGCAGCAGGGCCTTTGAACATCAGTTCCATAACCCTGGAATTCTTCACCGTCTCCCCAATGAAGCTGATCATCTGCTGCATGCTGAGGACCAGCTTTTCCATCCCTTCGAGCTTCTGAGCCTGCTGCTCGGAACGCTGGTTCACCACCGACATTATGGTGCTCATCTCCTGGCATATCTCCCTCACCTCTCGCCCCATGACCTTAGTCTGGTTCATCATCTTGGGTGGAAGATGGATCTCCTCCTTGTCAACCTTCAGATTCTCCATATCCTTTTCAATGAAGTCAATGTCCTGAGACATCCCATCCAGTCGGTTGAGGACCTTCTCTTGAATGTTGATGAGCTTGTCCATCTTGCTGCTAAGTGACTCAATCCGATTTTGGATAAGGTCAAAGCTTGCGCCGTTGCCATCCCCTACCATTACCAAGGAACTCATGGCTTCTGGTGAATCACGTTAAGACACCAACCTTAGACAAAAATAGGACCAATAACGTCTGTGAAACAGaccaaaagtttttttcaaaaatcgtAGCCAGCTCTACCCTTCAGTGCTCCCTGTTGGTGTGCAAACTAATAAAGATACAGAAAAGTGAAACAGAAGTGCTCCaagattttttcttttgacATCACCAGCAATGCAGATAAAGATTTTTAACTTCTAAAACTCAAGTCAAATGAGCTCCGACTAGTATTAAGCCAAAAAAAAgcgtctctgtttctctcactcTTTATCCCTGGCGCCTGCTGCTCTCCACACTAGAAATGGTATTAAGAATGGAGTGAGCTGGTGTCCCTAAATGTAAATGGACAGCCTCTACGTCAGCAGGGGTCAAGTGTTCGGGGTGGGGGCTTGGCACTGCTTGGGCTATGAGACATTTGAGAGCATTTAAGTGTTAAGCCCACTACCGTCACTGCCCTGCTAGGTGTCAAAAAGCTCACTGTACACAGAACTTCTTCAGTGTGTAAGACAAGTGTGACAATGCTCAttcatttttacaatttttccTATTCAAATGGCAATAACATTAACTCCTTGTGACAGATGGACACGCCTGGTCCACATTATTGAGTGGACCACTCAAAAAAAGGTGTCCAAAAAAAGGGAAGGagcttttcaaagtaaaagaagAGGTTTTATTGTCTTTTCTAAATAGTTGTGTTGACAATGAAAAAGTAATATAAAAATGATATTCATGGGATTGAAAAGCCTGATTGCTGCTGGTTATTCAGAACAGCTGAATGTCCAGGTACAATTGTGAATGAGAACCATGTTGTAATGCAAATCCTCTCCTTATCTCTCGAATGCCTGGAACTTGCACTCAGTGTGCGGGGAAATGTGAGGAACCATGTGACTCATGGCTAAGGGGACCTACAGTAAGATGTTGAGCCTGTCCACTGAAAGAAGAGATGGGTGACACGGATCATTTATACGATGCCTACTCACTGACAAAAACATCCACGATAACTTCCCTTAATAGAGTAAGGGATCCATTTTAACTTAGCCCTTGTAATATGACCATAATCCATGTTCCCTATGAATCAAAATATGCATGACTTCTTCTAACAACAACATGTGTTTATGTCAACAGACAGGGTATATACAGATATTAAATTCCTAAGCAAACACTGACCTACTACAACTTGTTACTCAAACTATTTCCCGACAATTTTGTCAAACTTCGCAATCTCATTTTGTCCCCATAAATTCATGGATAATAGAGAAATCCAAATTTGCTCAAGCCACCATTAAATACTTTTGACAACAGGGGCAAAGACTGCAAACTGAGCCACGGTGACCCCAGCCAAACTCCCCCTCACTAGGAGGAGCAGTGAACTTGGCAGCTAAAGTGGAGTCGAGTGGGGTAAGGTGAGGGGAAGGAAAAGGAAGGAGTTTACCTGTCAGCTCGTATTTATTGACAAGTCACCGCACCAGCTTGCATATTACTCTTTCACTCAAGATGGCTACAGCGGAAAGAACAAGTTACTCTGATGGGGCAGAAACAGATGGGAGTGAAATCAACCATCAATCACTCAGGGAAAGACAGGGACGCTCACACCTGTCCTTGCATGCCAACAGATGACAGACAACGTAGGTCATTTGTAGCATGTTGTGTCAACTTTCTTATGCAGTGGTGTGCATGGAACAGACTGCAAGAATAATGTAAAGTATTACTCTGCAAAAAGAAATGGATTCTGCCAAAAAGAATGGTTACAATTGCTATTCTGTTGCACATTACAGTATAGCATGCATGACTACATTTAATCGCTTAGAGGTGGGGGGGCACTTTAAGGTTATTAAATACTGCGGGGATATAAACAGACCCCTTGGCCTCTGAGGCGTATTACATAAAGCAAATATCGTGTTTATATCACTTACACTTTACAGTGAAACCAACGCCAAAGAAAGTAACAGCATCATGAGCAGTGTTCAAAGTCCTCTCTCACCCTCTTTGGCGAGCACAAGTATGTGTACACAGACAGAGCACACAAGGTGGCAGGTGAAAAATGACTGCCCCGTCTACTAGTGCAtgattaaaatgttgtttagtTAATGTGACAGAAGAATTATTAGGATGGTTGGAGGCATTGATAGCTGCATGAATGTTCACAAAGCCTATTTGTAACAAACaatttcatgtttgtgtgtgtgtcctggctGACCTTGCAGTTTGAACACCTACTGACTTACGGACGTCAAGAGtggaaaaaatgtaaaggtAAAATGATATACAGCAGAGGGATTAGCTCCTTTAAATAGCAAAACTTCAATCTCTAAAGGTCAACATGCATCTTTTGTAACCCTAATGAAACCattatatatctatctatctgtctatctatctatatctattctatcaatattataataaatagtAGGGCTGGTGCTAATGATTTTTTTCGTTATATATTAATCCGCCGatgattttctccataactcAATTCATTTTTTGATTTATATAATGTCAAAAATTAGAGGAAAAAATGATCATAAAGTTTCCCAGAGGACAAGCTGACGTGTTTAAAATTGTACTTGTCTGACCAAGCCtaaaatccaaagatattcaatttacaatgatacAGGACAGAGAAAAGCAGTATATCTTCACATCTGAGAAGCTGGGACCAgagaatatttggcattttcgcttaagaaaatatttcaaaaagattattgcaatttttaaagcaacactagagaacttttcccgcttcagccccctacaggttggaagcggaattgtcccattatgtctcatttgaactacagatccgctacccgatctggcaaacttgcatagtgtggTTATAGGCGGTAGAGTACCGCAAAGCAactgcagaagtgccgttcactctgttacgagttgatgaaccactgaaacgattttggaaacattattttaagttacaaaaagttatctagtgttgctttaaaatagATAGGCTACTCGTTGCAGCTTTAATAAATTGTTGATTATTATAGTAAATAAGGCTGATTATAACATGCATGCTAATGAGAACATTTGATATCAAGACCTGGTTGTAGCAAAATAAATGAAGGCCACAGGAAAGTGTTATAAACCAAATAAAGTAGTTGAGCCAGATGGCATTACCTCCTATACAACCTCCTGTGAGTAGAAAGGCAAAAAATACACATCaatgcatcttttttttctgaacaaTCATTACTTGTGGGCAGTTATACTGTTCAGTTGAATAAAGTGACCTGTATGGCCCTCTGTTTTAGGCTATTTATTTGGCACCGGGACAAGGTGAACTGTTAAAAATGGAGCACCACCTCCCTAACAGAGAACACAATGTCCTGGGAAGCACCGAGGCTGTGTGCTGTGGCTACTGTCCAGTCACCTCTCCAGTCTCCACTCACACATCGCACAGCCTGCCAGCTCTGGCTATGCTTTCTCTTGGAAAACTTGTGGGCTTAAATGTGTGTGGCAGCAGTGAAACTTAACTCCTCGTGCTAATGTCTAAGACGTCTCTTCTGTTCTTTCCCTCTCATGTTCTCTCTTGGCATGCAAACacattctgctgctgcactTTGACAGACTTTTGAGATCTGCTCAGTAAAGGTTATTAAAAGTACATTAGACTACATTATGCTGATTCAATACATTAACTCcccacatacatgcatacatgtctgTTTGCCTTGTGAATTGTGATAAATGTACATGTTATCACATCCAAGCTAAAGTATCCAAATGTCGAGAGATTTCATAGGATACGCACTGATGCCTTTTGGGATTGGACACGCTCAGAAGAACTCAAttatgtgaaactgtatgtgcCTGGTCCAGTTACTCACTAactcttttattttgaacagcAGGTGGCATTGTTAATCTGTGTAAAGCATAGACAGTGAGACCCTGGAGCTGAAAAGTCAGATTTAAAGGGATACTCCACCCAACTCCAATGCTACTGCAAGGTATAGTGTGACTTTTAGTTTGCAAAGAGGCAAAAAAGTTACATCTATAGAAACCGGCAGCATAATACATGTTTGCTCACATGCTAGAAAAGATTTTGTGAGCGTTGTGACAGTGTTTTAGCCATATTAGCATACACTTGTACTGCAGAGAAGATGATTGTTAGGCAGAAGTGGTACAATGTTTGGTGCATTAGGGCTTCAACTCAagcttattttcattattgatttaatcgtttgtttaataaaaatgtccaaaaacagtAAAGAAAATGGCTATGACAATTTCTTAGAGCCCAAGATAACATGTTTAAACTGACCATTTTGTCCGACAAGCAAATATGTGTTTTCACAAAATTCACAATATTCGCCTACTTGTTTCAGCTCTACAGTGCATCACTGAGTTTCGTTGGTTTAATCAAGTTGTTTAAGAAAGTATGTGACACTCATGTAACTGAGCGTGTTCAGAGTAATCTCAAAAAGAGCTACTGTAGAACTTGTATTTTTATTCAGCACAGTAATCTTACTTGTTCTTGAGAAATAATCTCAGTTAAGTACAGTGCCTGTACTTGAGGACGATATTCCCAGATGCACTATTATTATCAGTGTGGAAACATAAGAAGCGCCATACATTGAGGATGTCTTAAAGGGTATTAAAGGTTAGTGTCAGAATGCAAAGAAAGCTTAGTCACATACTCGTTGATCGACAACAGTAAATGTCATGTGGATCTCCAAAATGCCAAGAGAGGAATGGAAACAAGAGAGGGTGAGAGGGCTTCGGCTTGTCTCTGAGGTCTACTATCGCAGCATTAAGACacagtatatatgtgtatttacTAAGATGTGTAATGTATATTTATACTGAGGCAGAATTCTCTCAgcagcataaaaaaaacattcaacacTGCGAAACAGGTCAAGTGAGGTTGAGCTTTTGATGGAAACAAAGAACTGGAACAGATATTCTAACGTAAATATCATAGTGAACAACAGATATTAAAGGGCAATGAAATGCTAAATATTCCTCAGCAGAAAAGCTCTTCTTGCACTGATCTTTTTAGGTTTTAGGCCTGTTGCTTTTCCGACC
This is a stretch of genomic DNA from Sander vitreus isolate 19-12246 chromosome 12, sanVit1, whole genome shotgun sequence. It encodes these proteins:
- the mylk4a gene encoding uncharacterized protein mylk4a gives rise to the protein MSSLVMVGDGNGASFDLIQNRIESLSSKMDKLINIQEKVLNRLDGMSQDIDFIEKDMENLKVDKEEIHLPPKMMNQTKVMGREVREICQEMSTIMSVVNQRSEQQAQKLEGMEKLVLSMQQMISFIGETVKNSRVMELMFKGPAARKGSKPKDNKGKQTVKRKSSTETINKLDKKPTSNKASKGNQGITPACEPSSPQTSPKIKLHGPKHFLASRKCGNFLKDHKGKDGTDKPPLSPRGPKAQNKMKPPDTAEHISLKKQMLLLEEVQKFNKENAEKSCHQLTPGSLDLEAGVSPEEKDQQPDAHACNLVDYLREDWQVAETHEAVSEEEVAEKLHEAEAAVTEKEPKLDVEDVMKEKEEEKLPEEKKEEVASPDEEVAYAPELPAAHEDKKEQAPSRYFICDDHKDAFPSPEATQDQISEVSTTSIKFCVTEEHFAVEENTKSQEEEKKEDNEEEEEKLESEGWAVFRADGIELQLDLKQRVERERREKDAEMDAEKEDDENVERYFIDTSPPPAAPFNHHIVSAKPNQIINFYTINWQEVLGGGRFGQVHKCVENSSGLTLAAKVIKARSLKEKEVVKNEIQVMNNLDHANLIQLYAAYESRNDIILVLEYVGGGELFDRIIDENYTLMELDAVVFIRQICDGLQHMHKMYILHLDLKPENILCVSRVTNKIKIIDFGLARIYKPREKLRVNFGTPEFLAPEVINYDFVSFNTDMWSLGVITYMLLSGLSPFLGDDDNETLNNILACKWNFEEQEFVDTSEEAKDFISKLLIVNKSWRMGASEALRHPWLSDPVLHHHLHTKKTMCRSRRSSCVPTTDS